Within the Marixanthomonas sp. SCSIO 43207 genome, the region CTATATTTTGGAATAGGGATGGCAGTTTTGGTTGCTATCGTTATTATTGGAGGAATTAAAAGAATTGCATCTGTAACAGAAAAAATTGTTCCTTTTATGGCTGGTATCTACGTATTGGCTGCAGTAGTAATTCTAGTGGCAAACTACCATCACATTGGTGATGCATTCGGTCTTATTTTTGAAGGCGCTTTTTCTGGATTGGGAATAGCAGGTGGTTTAATAGGAGTTATGATTCAAGGTATTCGTCGAGGAGCCTTCTCAAATGAAGCAGGTGTAGGTTCGGCTGCAATTGCTCACTCTGCTGTAAGAACAAAATATCCTGCTAGTGAAGGTATTGTTGCTCTTTTAGAGCCTTTTGTTGATACCGTAGTAATATGTACAATGACAGCGCTTGTTATCATCATTACAAATTATGAAGCTGGATTTATGCAATATGGAACCGAAATTACAGAAGGTGTAGAAATAACCGCAACAGCATTTGATACGGTAATTCCGCATTTCTCAATAGTGCTTACCATAGCTGTAATTCTGTTTGCATTCTCAACTATGATTTCTTGGTCGTATTACGGTATGCAAGGTTGGAAATATTTATTCGGAAAAGGGAAAATAACTGATTTGGTATACAAACTCTTATTCTTAATATTTGTAGTAGTTGGAGCATCAATAACACTTGGTTCTGTTATAGACTTTTCAGACGCAATGATATTTGCAATGGTAGTTCCTAATATTATTGGTGTAATTCTATTAACACCTATAGTAAAAAGAGAACTGAAAAAATATATGAAAGCAATAAGTAAAAAGGAAGATGCACTTGATGATGGAGCCGAAGATCTTACTAATAGAATGTAACAGTTTGGCTTAAATCCTTATAGGGTATGAACTCTTTAAAATCCCACTTCGCGTTCAATAGATCTCAACGAAGTGGGATTTTACTATTATCACTATTTATTCTTATTTTATTTGGGATTTATCATTTTGTAGATTTTTCTGAAACCTCTTCTTTTGATACCAGTTCTCCTGAAATAGTAGCTATTCAGCAAGAACTAGAATCCATTACAAAAGCAGAACTTGAAAATAAAAAACCTAAAATATTTCCATTTAACCCAAATTTTATCACCGATTATAAAGCATATACCCTAGGGCTTTCAACCGAAGAGTATGACCGTCTCAAAAATTTCAGAAGTAAAGATAAATGGATAAACTCAGTTGTAGACTTTAAACGTGTTACACAAGTTTCAGATTCGGTTTTAGCTCAAATAAGTCCGTATTTTAAATTTCCAGATTGGGTTACAAACCCAAAACCTAAAAAGAAATCTTTTTCAAATTTTACTGCTGAAAAACCGTATGCTCAAAAAATTGATTTAAATACCGCGACAAAAGAACAGTTGCAACGAGTAAGTGGGATAGGTGAGGCGTATAGCGATAGAATAGTAAAATATAGAAGTAAGTTGGGAGGTTTTACAGATGATGTACAATTATACAATGTGTACGGTCTTGATACAGCAGTAGTAAAACGAGCTTTAAAACAATTTACCGTAAAAACCCCTCGTGAAATTGAAAAAATGAATATTAATACTGCATCTGCTTCAGATATAGCTACTATACCGAGCATTTCTTTTGAACTTGCAAAAAAGATTTGGGAATTCAGAAAATTGCGGGAACGACTTGAAAATATAACCGAATTACAGAAATTAGAAGGGCTCTCACAAAGCAAATTACAGCTAATTCAGTTATATTTGTACGCAGAGTAATTTGAAATTTCTGCAATCAAAAATGTACAATCGTTACATTTCGCCTTAATAAAAAATTGAATTTAAATATTACTATGAGTAGCATGTACTTTACAGAAGAACACGATTTTTTCAGAAAAAGCTTTCAAGACTTTTTACAAAAAGAGGTAGTCCCACACATTGAAAAGTGGGAAAAAACCGGAACCATAGATCGCTTTATCTGGGAAAAATTTGGAGAAATGGGCTATTTTGGGATTAACTACCCAGAAAAATATGGAGGAATGGATCTTGACCTTTTCTATACAGTAATATTTCTGGAAGAATTACAAAAAGTAAACTCTGGCGGGTTTGCAGCAGCAATGTGGGCACACGCTTACTTAGCAATGACACATTTAAATAAAGAAGGTAATCACGAACAAAAAGAAAAATACTTAGCTCCTAGTATTTCAGGTGAAAAGATTGGTTGTCTTTGTATAACCGAACCCTTTGGAGGAAGTGATGTAGGTGGTATGAGAACTACAGCTGTAAAAAAAGGGGATTCATATATTATAAATGGGTCAAAAACTTTTATTACCAATGGTGTGTATAGTGACTATTTAATTGTAGCCGCAAAAACAGCTCCTGAAAAGGGTAATAAAGGAATAAGCATTTTTGTAGTTGATCGAGATGTGAAAGGAATCTCGGCTACTAAGCTTGATAAATTAGGTTGGCGAGCTAGTGACACCGGAGAAATAGCCTTTGATGATGTAGAAATTCCAGCTGAAAATTTAATGGGAGAAGAAAATAAAGGATTTCCATACATTATGCAGCATTTTGCACTGGAAAGATTAATAATGGGAATCAACGCTCACGCAAGAAGTGAATTTGCTCTAGAATATACCAAGCAGTATATGCAAGACCGTGTAGCTTTTGGCAAACCTATTTCAAAATTTCAAGCGCTGCGTCATCGAGTTGCCCAATTAACCAGTGAAGTAGAAGTGTGTAAAACATTTAATTATGTAACTGCCAAAAGACTTGACCAGGGTGAATACGTAGTAAAAGAAGCTACAATGTCAAAGTTGATTTCAACCAAGGTTTCAGATGAGGTAATGTATGACTGCCTTCAATTTTTAGGAGGATATGGTTATATGGAAGATTATCCATTAGCAAGATTGGCTCGTGACAGTAGGTTAGGACCTATAGGTGGAGGAACATCAGAAATACTTCGCGAAATTATTGCCAAAATGGTAATGGATGGGAAGGAGTACAAACCGGCAACTTAAAATATTTTCCACTTATGAGACCTTCACTTCTGAAATACAGTTTTTGTATTATCTGCTGTTTGTTCAGTTTGCAAATATTTTCTCAAACTGAAATAAAAGGAAAAGTAGTAGATTTTACACAACTGTTACCTATTGAAAGTGCTAGTGTATACGTTCAAAATTCAACCATTGGGACTATAACCAATTCAGACGGTAAGTTTTCATTGACTGTTCCTCAAAAACATGTAAATGATACGCTTGTAATTTCTTCTATTGGATTTAAAAGTTATAAAACAACTGTTGCCGAATTTGATGGTTCTGTAGATATTTTTTTGGAAGAAGATATCGCATCACTGGACGAAGTCATGATTGTAGCAGAAACGAGGCCCAAAACCGGAAATGATATTGTGCTTCGAGCTATTGAAGAGCTGCCAGACAATATGCCAGAACAGCCTTACCTGCAAAAAGGTTTCTTAAGACATAAAGAACGTAACAAGAAAGAGTTTAAATGGCTCATTGAAGCTGCGCTCACTGTTTATGATTCAGGATATGCTTCGGGAGCAAAGAACAACCTAAAAATTAATATTGATGAAATACGTAAAAGTTATGATTTACGTGATGTAGATAGTTTATTTGCGTATGCGTCTTATTTAAAATACAATGTTGGTGGTATCAATGTGCGTTCAAAAAAACTAAACAGAGATACTATAAAAACAGCCTCCCTTATTGAAGCTATTAAATGGAATGATGAACGAGTTAATGGAATGGATAATCTGTTTAAAGAAAAACTCAATTTGGTACGCAACGCAACTACCAAAAATGCACTTTTAGGTGATGATGTTTTAAAAACACACCAATTTAAGTTAGATACAGTTTTGGTTGAAAACGACAGAAAGCTCTACAAAATTAAAATTTTTGAAGGAGAAGAATACGTAGGCTTAAATACCAAAAACATTTACAATGAAGGTTTTCACCCTAAAGGATGGATCTACATTTATTGGGATACTTATGCCTTTAAAAAAATTGAGTATGAGCTAGTAGCGGCATCAAGCGCGCAAAAGCGTAGAAGTAAAAGTTTATTTGATACGCTTGTAAACCATAAACTGGTGTTAGATTATAAAGAATATAATGAAAAAATGTATCCTAGTTATATGTACTATGAGACACCAAAATTGGTTCAAGTAGGAAATAGGTCTTCAGATATAATAGAGGAAGATAAAGCCCAAGCAAACAAAGAAGAACAATTTTACTATACCGTTCAAGAATTGCTTTTTACTGAAATCATTCAAGACGAAGAAGCGGTTCAACAAAAACTTCAAGAAAAATGGTCTTCAGATATTTTTGTTTCAAAACCCTACAATGCTTCTTTCTGGAAAAATTATAATGTTCTGTTAGAGAGTGAAGAAGAAGATCAGCTTATTAAAGATTTAAGTAAACGAGCTTCATTATATAAACAGTAAAACAAGTTCAGAAAAAAATAAAAAAGATAGCTTGTAATTGTTAAATTGCATGTATCTTTGCCGTCCTAAAGAAAGGAGGTGATGACACTATGTTAATAATACCAGTAAAAGACGGCGAAAATATAGATAGAGCTTTAAAGCGTTTTAAGCGTAAGTTTGACCGCACAGGAACAATGCGTCAACTACGTAAAAGACAGCAATTCACAAAGCCATCTGTAAAGCGTAGAGCCGAAATTCAAAAAGCTGAATACATTCAGCATTTGAGAGATCAAGAAGAAATTTAAAGAAATACTGCTTTGCAGTTTCTTTCAATTGATATACATCCGCTAGAACTTTTTCTAGCGGATTTTTTTTATTCATTTTAGCTTAGTTGATTAAGTTCAATTTCAGTATCTTCATTGTTTACATTGAATGATTATTTTATATTAACAAATGGCTTTTAAAGCTTTTACAGACTATCTTTCTTTAGAAAAAAAGTACTCGTCTCACACGGTAACTGCTTATACAAAAGATTTGGAGAGCTTTTCTGAATTTGCAAAATCTGAATTTGATTATAAGCATATTGATTCTGTAAATTATAGTGTGATACGAAGCTGGATTATTCATTTAGTAAATAGTGGTATCTCAAATAGAAGTGTAAATCGAAAAATTTCCTCTTTAAAAACATATTATAAATTTTTGCTCAAAACCAATCAGATAGAAATAAATCCCTTGGCTAAACATCGAGCATTAAAGACATCAAAAAAAATACAAGTTCCTTTTTCAGAAAAAGAAATAAAACAAGTCTTGCAGTTGCTTCAAGACGTTGAAGGTTTTGAAGGAATACGTAATAAGTTGATTGTAGAATTGTTTTACAGTACCGGAATGCGTCGAGCAGAATTGATAAATATCAAGTTAGATAACATTTCTGAAACAAAAAAAACAATTAAAGTTTTAGGAAAACGAAATAAAGAACGAATTATCCCTTTACTCAAACCGGTTCTTGAAACAATTGCACTATATAAGAATGAACGTAATGCTTTGCCAAACATTCAAGATAGTCAATACTTATTGCTCACAAATAAGGGCGTTAAAATATACGAAACACTTGTCTATCGGGTGATAAATTCTTATTTTAGTAAAGCGTCACAGAAGGTAAAGAAAAGTCCGCATATATTGCGTCATTCCTTTGCCACTCATCTTTTAAATGAAGGTGCAGACTTAAACGCAGTAAAAGAGTTGTTAGGGCATTCCAGTTTAGCTTCAACACAAGTTTATACACATAACAGCATAAAGAAGCTCAAAGAAGTATACCAAAACGCACACCCTCGCAACTCACAATAGGTATTAACTTAAAAACTTCGCTTATGAAAGTAAATGTGCAAACTCCAAATTTTGTTGCAGACGGAAAATTAATTGATTTTATTGAAAAGAAACTTTCCAAGTTAGAACAATTTTATGATCGAATAATTTATGCAGATGTTTTTTTAAAAGTTCAAAAAACAAGTGAAAAAGAAAATAAAACTGTAGAAATTTTATTGAGTATTCCAGGTGATGATCTGATTGTCAAGAAAGAAGCAAAAACATTTGAAGAAGGAACAGACGTTTGTGTGAGTGCTTTGCAAAGACAATTAAAGAAGCGAAAACAAAAACAAAGAGCTTTTTCTTAAACTTTTTTGATAAAATATTTTTTTAAATAATAAATTTATATAAATTTGCAGTCCGTTAGAAATAGCGGACTTTTTTATGCTGAATAATTGGTGTAAAAAAGACTAAAAGCCGATGTAGCTCAGCTGGCTAGAGCAGCTGATTTGTAATCAGCAGGTCGTGGGTTCGAGTCCCTCCATCGGCTCTTAAAAAAAGTAAAAATCAAAACCGTTAAATTTTGGTTTTTAATTTGAAATGTTGAAGTTTTTGGGGAGATACTCAAGCGGCCAACGAGGACAGACTGTAAATCTGTTGGTTTTTACCTTCGCAGGTTCGAATCCTGCTCTCCCCACTACGATTTGAAATGATAAATCGTTTTTCTGAATTTGTGAGGCAATGAGCTAAAGAAATTCAATAGTTGAGTTTTTTAAAATTTTAACTCAAACTATGTTCTAATAAATATTGAAATGTTTATTTTTGTACTCCTTTTTCAGAAAGTATCAAAATAAAAAATTAAGCGGGAGTAGCTCAGTTGGTAGAGCGTCAGCCTTCCAAGCTGAATGTCGCCGGTTCGAACCCGGTCTCCCGCTCAAAATTCCTGCGAAGGCAGGAATCTCTTGCATGGGTGATGTTCCGGCAAGAAGATTCAACTCTTTACGCCGGTGTA harbors:
- a CDS encoding sodium:alanine symporter family protein, which produces MKKLLLSLFSILTPLLTFAQDTSTSASIDAKFKEYTGWFVEFIFYEIPFSEEFQIPWVLIVLVGGATYFSIYFKLINFTGFWTAIKVVRGKYEDIEKHGADTLYGDSTPNEGGNIIETMRDDSADGEVSHFQALTAALSATVGLGNIAGVAVALSIGGPGATFWMILAGLLGMASKFAECTLGVKYRDVGPDGTVYGGPMYYLRKGLGEKGMGGLGKVLAVIFAIFVIGGSFGGGNMFQANQAAAQFVQLFEFTNPNAGLYFGIGMAVLVAIVIIGGIKRIASVTEKIVPFMAGIYVLAAVVILVANYHHIGDAFGLIFEGAFSGLGIAGGLIGVMIQGIRRGAFSNEAGVGSAAIAHSAVRTKYPASEGIVALLEPFVDTVVICTMTALVIIITNYEAGFMQYGTEITEGVEITATAFDTVIPHFSIVLTIAVILFAFSTMISWSYYGMQGWKYLFGKGKITDLVYKLLFLIFVVVGASITLGSVIDFSDAMIFAMVVPNIIGVILLTPIVKRELKKYMKAISKKEDALDDGAEDLTNRM
- a CDS encoding helix-hairpin-helix domain-containing protein; the encoded protein is MNSLKSHFAFNRSQRSGILLLSLFILILFGIYHFVDFSETSSFDTSSPEIVAIQQELESITKAELENKKPKIFPFNPNFITDYKAYTLGLSTEEYDRLKNFRSKDKWINSVVDFKRVTQVSDSVLAQISPYFKFPDWVTNPKPKKKSFSNFTAEKPYAQKIDLNTATKEQLQRVSGIGEAYSDRIVKYRSKLGGFTDDVQLYNVYGLDTAVVKRALKQFTVKTPREIEKMNINTASASDIATIPSISFELAKKIWEFRKLRERLENITELQKLEGLSQSKLQLIQLYLYAE
- a CDS encoding acyl-CoA dehydrogenase family protein, with amino-acid sequence MSSMYFTEEHDFFRKSFQDFLQKEVVPHIEKWEKTGTIDRFIWEKFGEMGYFGINYPEKYGGMDLDLFYTVIFLEELQKVNSGGFAAAMWAHAYLAMTHLNKEGNHEQKEKYLAPSISGEKIGCLCITEPFGGSDVGGMRTTAVKKGDSYIINGSKTFITNGVYSDYLIVAAKTAPEKGNKGISIFVVDRDVKGISATKLDKLGWRASDTGEIAFDDVEIPAENLMGEENKGFPYIMQHFALERLIMGINAHARSEFALEYTKQYMQDRVAFGKPISKFQALRHRVAQLTSEVEVCKTFNYVTAKRLDQGEYVVKEATMSKLISTKVSDEVMYDCLQFLGGYGYMEDYPLARLARDSRLGPIGGGTSEILREIIAKMVMDGKEYKPAT
- a CDS encoding carboxypeptidase-like regulatory domain-containing protein, which codes for MRPSLLKYSFCIICCLFSLQIFSQTEIKGKVVDFTQLLPIESASVYVQNSTIGTITNSDGKFSLTVPQKHVNDTLVISSIGFKSYKTTVAEFDGSVDIFLEEDIASLDEVMIVAETRPKTGNDIVLRAIEELPDNMPEQPYLQKGFLRHKERNKKEFKWLIEAALTVYDSGYASGAKNNLKINIDEIRKSYDLRDVDSLFAYASYLKYNVGGINVRSKKLNRDTIKTASLIEAIKWNDERVNGMDNLFKEKLNLVRNATTKNALLGDDVLKTHQFKLDTVLVENDRKLYKIKIFEGEEYVGLNTKNIYNEGFHPKGWIYIYWDTYAFKKIEYELVAASSAQKRRSKSLFDTLVNHKLVLDYKEYNEKMYPSYMYYETPKLVQVGNRSSDIIEEDKAQANKEEQFYYTVQELLFTEIIQDEEAVQQKLQEKWSSDIFVSKPYNASFWKNYNVLLESEEEDQLIKDLSKRASLYKQ
- the rpsU gene encoding 30S ribosomal protein S21, with the protein product MLIIPVKDGENIDRALKRFKRKFDRTGTMRQLRKRQQFTKPSVKRRAEIQKAEYIQHLRDQEEI
- a CDS encoding tyrosine-type recombinase/integrase, giving the protein MAFKAFTDYLSLEKKYSSHTVTAYTKDLESFSEFAKSEFDYKHIDSVNYSVIRSWIIHLVNSGISNRSVNRKISSLKTYYKFLLKTNQIEINPLAKHRALKTSKKIQVPFSEKEIKQVLQLLQDVEGFEGIRNKLIVELFYSTGMRRAELINIKLDNISETKKTIKVLGKRNKERIIPLLKPVLETIALYKNERNALPNIQDSQYLLLTNKGVKIYETLVYRVINSYFSKASQKVKKSPHILRHSFATHLLNEGADLNAVKELLGHSSLASTQVYTHNSIKKLKEVYQNAHPRNSQ
- the hpf gene encoding ribosome hibernation-promoting factor, HPF/YfiA family, which produces MKVNVQTPNFVADGKLIDFIEKKLSKLEQFYDRIIYADVFLKVQKTSEKENKTVEILLSIPGDDLIVKKEAKTFEEGTDVCVSALQRQLKKRKQKQRAFS